The Gillisia sp. Hel_I_86 genome has a segment encoding these proteins:
- a CDS encoding potassium channel family protein: MKFIINSKIFWALLLVLIVFLSGVLGFRYFSSYTWIDAIYMTVITVATVGYGEVRPLDPAEKMFTSVLILLSVFILGYAFSVITEHVFSKNNIGNLREKKVQKKIKSMKNHVVVCGYGRNGKQAVQKLLAYKQPFVIIELNEEIVDRYSEEHLLFIHGNASEDEVLIKAGIEKATTLICALPRDADNLFIVLSARQINPKLKIISRATEESSYQKLKLAGADNVIMPDKIGGDHMASLVVVPDLVEFLDNLSVSGEHDSINVEQVPFEKICTDGKELAIMDLDLRKKTGCSIIGYKSAEGEYIVNPEPSMILKKDSKLILIGRPNQIDKLKQIYHV, encoded by the coding sequence ATGAAATTTATTATAAATTCTAAAATTTTCTGGGCTTTACTATTGGTTTTGATAGTCTTTCTATCAGGAGTGCTAGGGTTTAGATATTTTTCAAGCTATACATGGATAGATGCTATTTACATGACTGTGATAACTGTTGCTACCGTAGGCTATGGTGAAGTTAGGCCTTTGGATCCTGCAGAAAAGATGTTCACATCGGTGCTTATTTTATTGAGTGTTTTTATTTTGGGATACGCATTTTCGGTAATTACAGAACATGTTTTCAGTAAAAATAATATTGGAAATTTAAGGGAGAAAAAAGTTCAGAAAAAGATAAAATCAATGAAAAATCATGTAGTGGTTTGTGGTTACGGAAGAAATGGAAAACAAGCCGTTCAAAAATTATTGGCTTACAAGCAGCCATTTGTAATTATTGAACTCAATGAGGAAATCGTAGACAGATATTCAGAAGAGCACCTATTATTTATACATGGAAATGCAAGTGAAGATGAGGTGTTGATTAAGGCCGGAATCGAAAAGGCTACTACCTTAATCTGTGCCTTGCCCCGGGATGCCGATAACCTATTTATTGTGCTTTCGGCAAGGCAGATTAACCCAAAACTTAAAATTATAAGTAGGGCTACAGAAGAGTCTAGTTATCAAAAACTAAAATTAGCGGGGGCAGACAATGTGATCATGCCAGACAAGATAGGGGGAGACCATATGGCATCTTTAGTGGTAGTTCCAGATTTAGTGGAATTTTTAGATAATCTTTCGGTTTCTGGTGAACATGATAGTATAAATGTCGAGCAAGTGCCATTTGAGAAAATATGTACCGATGGTAAGGAATTGGCTATAATGGATTTGGACCTTCGTAAAAAAACCGGATGTTCCATAATTGGATATAAATCTGCGGAAGGAGAATATATTGTAAATCCAGAGCCATCCATGATTTTAAAGAAAGACTCCAAATTGATTTTGATTGGTAGGCCAAACCAAATAGATAAGTTGAAACAAATATATCACGTTTAG
- a CDS encoding PspC domain-containing protein has product MLKLVYSIRHYFERNGFYVSSRLADKLGMRAKTIRLFFIYLSFATLGLGFAFYLTFAFWLKLKDMVYTKRTSVFDL; this is encoded by the coding sequence GTGTTAAAACTTGTATATTCCATACGGCATTATTTTGAGCGAAACGGCTTTTATGTTTCTTCACGCTTGGCAGATAAACTTGGTATGCGCGCCAAAACCATAAGACTTTTTTTTATCTATCTTTCGTTTGCAACTTTAGGCTTGGGCTTTGCCTTTTATCTAACATTTGCTTTTTGGCTTAAGTTAAAAGATATGGTCTATACTAAACGTACTTCGGTATTCGATCTATGA
- a CDS encoding DUF2851 family protein, producing MQEDFLHYLWKFKKFDFGKARTTNNSNLSIIGVGSHNHNSGPDFFNAKIEIDQQLWAGNVEIHIKSSDWYLHRHETDPNYDNVILHVVWEDDVEVFRKDNSAIPTLELKNLVHPESLEKYNSLLANGTKKWINCEKDFHLFDDFTLYNWLDRVYLERLEKKSIKILKMLKASSNNWEEVLFKLLFRNFGLKVNGDAFESIANSIDFKVIQKLGNSSFKMEALFFGQAGLLNEKLDQPYFTSLKSEYEFLRQKFKLDNASVIVPQYFRLRPDNFPMIRLSQLAQLYSNIPHLFSEVVNCNSKEEMYRLFSSNTSEFWDTHYTFKKDHKNRKKKLTPNFIDLLHINTIVPFKYCYLKETGDKETSETLEIVQKIRPEKNSIIEDFNGLRPKTATNAYHSQALLQLKNEYCDKNACLQCGLGAKLLQGLV from the coding sequence ATGCAAGAAGACTTTCTACATTATCTCTGGAAATTCAAAAAGTTCGATTTTGGTAAGGCTAGAACCACCAATAATTCGAATTTATCCATTATAGGTGTAGGGAGCCATAACCACAACTCCGGCCCCGACTTCTTTAATGCGAAGATTGAAATAGATCAGCAGCTTTGGGCAGGGAATGTAGAGATTCATATAAAATCTTCAGACTGGTACCTACACCGGCATGAAACAGATCCCAATTACGACAATGTGATCCTGCATGTAGTTTGGGAAGATGATGTTGAGGTTTTTAGAAAAGATAATTCTGCAATCCCAACTTTGGAATTAAAGAATCTAGTGCATCCCGAATCTCTTGAAAAGTATAACTCTTTACTTGCGAATGGCACTAAAAAATGGATCAACTGCGAAAAGGATTTCCATCTTTTCGATGATTTCACCTTGTATAACTGGTTGGATCGGGTCTATTTGGAGCGGCTGGAGAAAAAGTCGATCAAGATTCTAAAAATGCTGAAAGCTTCCAGCAACAACTGGGAGGAAGTCCTTTTTAAATTGCTTTTTAGGAATTTCGGGCTAAAAGTAAATGGAGATGCTTTCGAAAGTATTGCAAACAGTATAGATTTTAAAGTGATCCAAAAACTCGGGAATTCCTCTTTTAAAATGGAAGCATTGTTTTTTGGTCAAGCAGGTTTATTAAATGAAAAGCTAGATCAACCTTATTTCACTTCTCTAAAATCTGAATATGAGTTTTTGAGACAAAAATTCAAACTGGATAATGCTTCCGTAATAGTGCCTCAATATTTTAGATTGAGGCCAGATAATTTTCCGATGATCAGGCTTTCGCAATTAGCACAGCTTTATAGCAACATTCCGCATTTGTTTTCCGAAGTTGTTAATTGCAACAGCAAAGAAGAAATGTATCGTCTTTTTAGTTCTAATACTTCGGAATTTTGGGACACTCACTATACCTTTAAAAAGGATCATAAAAACAGAAAAAAGAAGCTCACCCCAAATTTCATCGATCTTTTACACATTAATACCATTGTTCCTTTTAAGTATTGCTACCTGAAGGAAACGGGAGACAAGGAGACTTCCGAAACGCTTGAAATTGTTCAAAAAATCAGGCCCGAGAAAAATTCGATCATAGAAGATTTTAATGGGTTAAGGCCAAAAACCGCTACCAACGCATATCATTCTCAAGCTTTACTTCAGCTTAAAAATGAATATTGCGATAAAAATGCCTGTTTGCAATGTGGTCTTGGAGCAAAACTTCTTCAAGGATTGGTATAG
- a CDS encoding SGNH/GDSL hydrolase family protein, with translation MRSVLVAFGLLIFMMSCSSSSEALKPEESEIQDSPDNLGYLALGDSYTIGESVAEDMRWPVQLVGQLRDKEVKINSPKIIAKTGWTTDNLLNAMDANLGNEKYDLVSVLIGVNNQYQNKSIVDYEADLNTIFTEAIASSKTGKEGVFVVSIPDYGATPFGASNAEEIGREITEFNTVLKKVANQFDVSFYNITPISKMAKSDGSLVASDGLHPSGKMYKLWVDLFFDEVFKKLP, from the coding sequence ATGAGATCAGTTTTAGTTGCTTTTGGCTTGCTCATATTTATGATGAGTTGTAGTAGTTCTTCAGAAGCTTTAAAGCCTGAAGAAAGTGAGATTCAGGATAGCCCGGATAATTTGGGTTATTTGGCACTTGGGGATTCCTACACGATTGGGGAAAGCGTTGCAGAAGATATGCGTTGGCCCGTACAACTAGTTGGACAATTGCGGGACAAAGAGGTAAAGATCAATTCTCCCAAGATCATTGCGAAAACCGGTTGGACCACAGATAATTTATTGAATGCCATGGATGCCAATCTCGGCAACGAGAAATATGATTTGGTGTCTGTTTTAATCGGGGTGAACAATCAATATCAAAACAAATCCATAGTAGATTACGAAGCAGATCTCAATACCATTTTTACTGAAGCCATAGCTTCTTCTAAAACCGGAAAAGAGGGGGTGTTTGTGGTAAGCATTCCAGATTATGGAGCTACTCCTTTTGGAGCTTCAAATGCTGAAGAAATTGGTAGGGAAATAACAGAATTTAATACTGTTCTAAAAAAAGTAGCCAATCAGTTTGATGTTTCCTTCTATAACATTACGCCAATCTCAAAAATGGCAAAATCTGATGGGTCTCTTGTAGCCAGCGATGGTTTGCATCCAAGCGGTAAAATGTACAAACTTTGGGTGGATCTATTTTTTGATGAGGTTTTTAAAAAGTTGCCATAG
- a CDS encoding PLP-dependent cysteine synthase family protein, translating to MEYAENILGTIGNTPLVKMNKLTAGIDALVLTKYETFNPGNSTKDRMALKMIEDAEASGKLKPGGTVIEGTSGNTGMGLALVAIIKGYKMICVISDKQSKEKMDILRAVGSEVVVCPTDVEPTDPRSYYSTSKRLAEETPNSWYVNQYDNPSNAQAHYESTGPEIWKQTDGKITHFVVGVGTGGTISGVGKYLKEQNPNIKIWGIDTYGSVFKKYHETGIFDENEIYPYVTEGIGEDILPGNVDFSLIDGFTKVTDKDAAVYTRRLAKEEGMFLGNSAGAAVKGLLQLKEHFTKEDVVVVLFHDHGSRYVGKIFNDEWMKKMGYID from the coding sequence ATGGAATACGCTGAAAATATATTAGGAACCATTGGGAATACGCCTTTGGTGAAAATGAACAAGCTCACTGCAGGGATCGATGCCTTGGTATTGACTAAATACGAAACTTTTAACCCGGGAAATTCCACAAAGGATAGAATGGCTTTAAAAATGATCGAGGATGCGGAAGCTAGTGGGAAACTAAAACCTGGGGGCACTGTTATAGAAGGCACATCCGGAAATACAGGAATGGGATTGGCCCTTGTAGCCATTATCAAGGGATATAAAATGATTTGCGTGATCAGCGATAAGCAAAGCAAGGAAAAAATGGATATTCTTAGGGCTGTTGGAAGTGAAGTGGTGGTTTGTCCTACCGATGTGGAACCAACCGATCCAAGGTCCTATTATTCCACTTCCAAACGTTTGGCTGAAGAAACGCCAAATTCTTGGTATGTAAATCAGTATGATAATCCGTCGAATGCTCAAGCACATTACGAAAGTACAGGTCCAGAAATTTGGAAACAAACCGATGGAAAAATCACACATTTCGTAGTTGGAGTAGGGACAGGTGGAACTATTTCTGGGGTTGGTAAATATTTGAAAGAGCAAAACCCGAATATCAAAATCTGGGGAATAGATACCTATGGATCTGTTTTCAAGAAATATCACGAAACCGGAATCTTTGACGAGAATGAAATTTACCCTTATGTAACCGAAGGAATTGGAGAAGACATTCTTCCTGGAAATGTAGATTTTTCATTGATAGATGGGTTCACAAAAGTAACCGATAAGGATGCTGCCGTTTATACCCGTAGATTAGCAAAAGAAGAAGGGATGTTCCTTGGGAATAGTGCTGGAGCGGCCGTAAAAGGACTCCTTCAATTAAAAGAACATTTCACAAAAGAGGATGTGGTCGTGGTATTGTTCCATGATCATGGAAGCAGGTATGTGGGAAAAATATTCAATGACGAATGGATGAAGAAAATGGGTTATATAGATTAA
- a CDS encoding ABC transporter permease, whose protein sequence is MNFEFFIAKRLIRAKKYKSSISAPIIKIAIAAIAIGVIMMLVSFATGIGLQVKIREKIAAFNGHITIQSYDNNSSQVSLMPVSLEQDFYPEFKSVNGITHIQAVATKAGIIRTETDFEGIIVKGVGADYKWENFADFLVEGELPDYVDKLNEDVLISQYIANRLGFKVGDKIITYFLREDASRPPLLRAFKIKGIYNSGFQEFDELYMLSDIRHIQRINGWEKNQVGGFEVFIEDFDELDLKGAQVYDNTSSFLDTQTIKQKYASIFEWLSLFDFNIALIIGIMILVAGINMITALLVLILERTQMIGILKALGGSDWSIRKIFLYNASYLILLGLFWGNLIGLGLLFIQKYFKLFPLNPETYYVTEVPVHIGWEYILGVNIGTLILCLLMLMVPSLIITKISPVKAMKFD, encoded by the coding sequence TTGAATTTTGAATTTTTTATAGCCAAACGGCTTATCCGGGCCAAGAAGTATAAAAGTAGTATTTCGGCACCAATTATAAAAATTGCAATCGCGGCAATCGCCATTGGGGTGATCATGATGTTGGTTTCCTTTGCTACCGGGATAGGACTTCAGGTTAAGATACGTGAAAAAATAGCTGCTTTTAATGGGCATATCACCATTCAGAGCTACGATAATAACAGCTCCCAGGTTTCTTTAATGCCGGTTTCTCTTGAACAGGATTTTTATCCTGAATTCAAGTCGGTTAATGGTATTACTCATATTCAGGCGGTTGCTACAAAGGCCGGTATCATACGAACAGAAACCGATTTTGAAGGTATTATCGTAAAAGGGGTTGGAGCCGACTATAAATGGGAGAATTTTGCCGACTTTTTAGTAGAAGGGGAATTGCCGGATTATGTTGATAAGCTAAATGAAGATGTCCTTATTTCTCAATATATCGCCAATAGGTTGGGTTTTAAAGTGGGGGATAAGATAATCACCTATTTTCTTCGGGAAGATGCGAGCAGACCGCCATTGTTAAGAGCTTTTAAAATTAAAGGGATCTACAATTCCGGGTTTCAGGAATTTGATGAGCTTTATATGCTTTCTGATATTCGGCATATACAACGAATAAATGGTTGGGAGAAAAATCAGGTTGGTGGATTTGAGGTTTTTATCGAAGATTTTGATGAATTGGATCTTAAAGGAGCCCAGGTGTATGATAACACCAGTTCTTTTTTGGATACCCAAACGATCAAACAGAAATACGCTTCTATTTTTGAGTGGCTTTCTTTATTCGATTTTAACATCGCACTCATTATAGGGATCATGATCTTGGTTGCCGGGATCAACATGATCACTGCGCTCTTGGTCTTGATTTTGGAGCGCACCCAAATGATTGGAATTTTAAAAGCGCTTGGTGGTAGCGACTGGAGTATTAGGAAGATCTTTCTTTATAACGCCTCTTATTTAATTTTGCTCGGATTGTTCTGGGGAAATCTAATAGGTTTGGGGCTTTTGTTTATTCAGAAGTATTTTAAACTTTTTCCTTTAAACCCGGAGACCTATTATGTTACCGAAGTGCCTGTGCATATTGGTTGGGAATATATTCTTGGCGTAAATATTGGAACCCTCATCTTATGTCTTCTTATGTTAATGGTCCCTTCCTTAATAATCACCAAGATCTCCCCGGTGAAAGCGATGAAATTCGATTAA
- a CDS encoding exo-beta-N-acetylmuramidase NamZ domain-containing protein, whose amino-acid sequence MVYRFFKNTFLFAFILSVSCGRSTGQINSEDTVTVKEIDSVISAEKSTPKLVLGANKTEAYLPLLKNKNIGIVGNQSSLIMSNSDKLETPTYTHLVDSLVSLNLEVVKVFAPEHGFRGTADAGQRIKDGKDVKTGLPIISLYGDNKKPKPEQLKDIDIMIFDLQDVGARFYTYISSLHYVMEACAENNIPLIILDRPNPNGHYVDGPILNPEHSSFVGMHPVPVVHGLTLGEYAQMINGEKWLKNDAQCDLQIIKMENYTHDLKYELPVKPSPNLPNAKAINLYPSLCFFEGTNVNAGRGTNKQFQVYGSPYLNKEIYKYSYTPESLEGAKSPKHLGKLCYGEDLSETSCLNEINLEWLIDAYKNTSNKKEFFNSFFTKLAGGTELQNQIEAGVTSEEIKKSWQAGLKEFKAKRLQYLLYK is encoded by the coding sequence ATGGTTTATAGATTCTTCAAAAATACATTTTTATTCGCTTTTATACTTAGTGTTTCCTGCGGAAGAAGTACGGGACAAATCAATTCTGAAGATACCGTTACCGTCAAAGAAATAGATTCCGTTATTTCTGCTGAAAAAAGCACCCCTAAGTTAGTATTAGGTGCCAATAAAACCGAAGCATATTTACCATTGCTGAAGAACAAAAATATTGGGATTGTAGGCAATCAGAGTAGTTTGATAATGAGCAATTCTGATAAATTAGAAACTCCAACCTACACCCATTTAGTGGATTCTTTGGTATCCTTAAATTTAGAGGTCGTAAAGGTTTTTGCACCAGAGCATGGCTTTCGTGGTACTGCTGATGCTGGACAAAGAATAAAGGATGGAAAAGATGTAAAAACGGGACTTCCCATTATTTCCCTCTACGGAGACAATAAAAAACCAAAACCAGAGCAACTAAAAGATATCGATATAATGATATTCGATCTTCAAGATGTGGGTGCTCGATTCTACACCTATATTTCGTCCCTTCATTATGTGATGGAAGCCTGTGCGGAAAACAACATTCCGTTAATTATTTTGGATCGGCCCAATCCTAATGGGCATTATGTGGATGGCCCGATTCTAAATCCAGAACATAGCAGTTTTGTGGGAATGCATCCAGTTCCGGTAGTGCACGGATTAACACTAGGGGAATATGCACAGATGATCAATGGTGAAAAATGGCTAAAAAATGATGCTCAGTGCGATCTCCAAATTATTAAAATGGAAAATTATACGCATGATCTAAAGTATGAGCTTCCAGTAAAACCCTCTCCAAACTTACCGAATGCCAAGGCTATTAATCTATATCCCAGTTTATGCTTTTTTGAAGGTACCAATGTGAATGCTGGTAGAGGAACCAACAAGCAATTTCAGGTATATGGATCGCCTTATCTAAATAAAGAAATCTATAAGTATTCGTATACGCCGGAATCTTTAGAAGGTGCAAAAAGCCCGAAACATCTAGGGAAACTATGTTATGGAGAAGATCTAAGCGAAACTTCCTGTTTGAATGAAATCAATTTGGAATGGCTTATCGATGCCTACAAGAACACCTCAAATAAGAAAGAGTTCTTTAATTCATTTTTCACAAAACTTGCCGGTGGGACAGAGCTTCAAAATCAAATTGAAGCAGGAGTTACTTCCGAAGAAATTAAAAAAAGCTGGCAAGCAGGATTGAAAGAATTTAAAGCGAAAAGATTACAATATTTACTTTACAAATAA
- a CDS encoding YkgJ family cysteine cluster protein, which produces MEEILKDLPKKAKDKHNENKKFFAKLRKRPPKHLDLQMQELHEEEFKRTDCLTCANCCKTTGPLFTNKDIERIAKHFRQKPAQFIETYLRVDEDNDHVLQQVPCTFLGDDNYCSIYEVRPKACREYPHTDRKDFHKISTITLHNTAICPAAYNIVEEMKRRIKLK; this is translated from the coding sequence ATGGAAGAAATTTTGAAGGATCTCCCGAAAAAGGCCAAAGATAAGCATAACGAAAACAAAAAGTTCTTCGCTAAGCTTCGGAAAAGACCACCAAAACATCTGGATCTTCAGATGCAGGAACTACATGAAGAAGAATTTAAGCGTACAGATTGTCTTACCTGTGCGAATTGTTGTAAAACCACAGGGCCATTATTTACCAACAAGGATATAGAACGGATCGCGAAGCATTTTCGACAAAAACCGGCACAATTTATTGAAACGTATTTAAGGGTAGATGAAGATAATGATCATGTGCTGCAACAAGTTCCTTGTACCTTTTTAGGCGACGATAATTATTGTTCTATTTATGAGGTGCGACCAAAAGCTTGTAGGGAATACCCCCATACCGATAGAAAAGATTTCCATAAGATTTCCACCATCACCTTACACAATACCGCTATTTGCCCTGCAGCTTATAATATAGTTGAAGAAATGAAAAGAAGGATCAAGTTGAAATAA
- a CDS encoding class I SAM-dependent methyltransferase, with product MKKQESSKAAIDVFGKAISAYYHDKDETPILVHSPDFDDDEILVPYLFRDFKEMPELEQAALEKAAGKVLDVGCGAGSHALFLQNEKKLAVTAIDISEGALEICKARGIKDVRNIDYFDLKNEQFDTILLLMNGTGIIEKLENLDRFFQHSKTLLSKNGQILIDSSDLSYLFDPDEDGGIWIDPEAPYYGELEFRISYKGESSPSFNWLYVDATTLSNVAEENNFSFEILKKGEHYDYLAVLKPL from the coding sequence ATGAAGAAGCAAGAAAGCAGCAAGGCTGCAATAGATGTGTTTGGGAAAGCTATTTCGGCTTACTATCATGACAAGGATGAAACCCCTATTCTGGTTCATTCCCCAGATTTTGATGATGATGAAATCTTGGTTCCCTATCTATTCAGAGATTTTAAAGAGATGCCGGAGTTGGAACAAGCCGCTTTGGAAAAGGCAGCAGGAAAAGTTCTGGATGTAGGATGCGGCGCAGGAAGCCATGCTTTATTTCTTCAGAATGAAAAAAAACTAGCAGTTACTGCCATCGATATTTCTGAAGGAGCTTTGGAAATTTGCAAAGCGAGAGGAATCAAAGATGTAAGGAACATCGATTATTTCGATCTAAAAAATGAACAATTCGATACTATTTTGTTATTGATGAATGGCACGGGAATTATTGAAAAATTGGAGAATCTCGATCGATTTTTTCAGCATTCAAAAACGCTGTTATCGAAAAATGGGCAAATTTTAATAGACTCCTCAGACCTCAGTTATTTGTTCGATCCAGATGAAGATGGCGGAATTTGGATAGATCCAGAAGCTCCTTATTATGGAGAATTGGAATTTCGTATTAGTTATAAGGGAGAGTCCTCGCCATCATTTAATTGGCTTTATGTAGATGCCACGACCTTGTCCAATGTTGCAGAAGAAAATAATTTCAGTTTTGAAATATTAAAAAAAGGAGAACACTATGACTATTTAGCGGTGTTAAAACCCTTATAA
- a CDS encoding IS4 family transposase, with protein sequence MRRGFTGLGDKRLVYRGNKILSDLFSKSVHSIRQLGRNESDAKAVYRFLQNDRVSEEDIVENLVHNCQMACAGKFVVCIQDTTEVNLSSHGNRINKDGFVGTTNAKNSQGLGFFVHPSLVLDAVSGTPYGYSDIKIWNRSLDFKSKHERQYGKLPMEEKESYKWIEVSKNTQASLRDVVAGMVIVQDREGDIYEQFASIPDARTDLLIRARADRALADGSKLFSCLADQPCQGSYEVQVDACAKTRRKKRTAKIEIRYKEVELKRTRAASKAVAPSIKLYLVEAKEANRTGPDRVCWRLLTSLPIETLEMAEMCVEWYKWRWTIEEVFKILKKEGYNIEASELEHGSSVRKLSLLIMEVIIQLFLMRLAYAVPEGEMSADSCFTEEEQAFLEHQIIRLEGRTGKQKNPYKEKGLKRYVWAIARLGGWKGYESKRHPGITTLWIGLKYFKAAMEGWTIHKDVSTR encoded by the coding sequence ATGAGAAGGGGGTTCACAGGCTTAGGGGATAAACGTTTGGTTTATCGGGGCAACAAGATTTTATCGGACCTGTTCAGCAAGAGCGTCCATTCGATCCGTCAGCTCGGCAGGAACGAATCAGACGCAAAGGCCGTTTACCGTTTTTTGCAGAACGATAGGGTCAGTGAAGAAGATATAGTAGAGAACCTGGTACATAATTGCCAGATGGCTTGTGCGGGCAAATTTGTTGTCTGTATCCAAGATACCACGGAGGTCAACCTAAGCAGCCATGGTAATAGGATCAACAAAGATGGCTTTGTGGGCACGACCAATGCGAAGAATTCCCAGGGACTGGGGTTCTTTGTCCACCCAAGTTTGGTCTTGGATGCCGTGAGCGGCACCCCCTACGGCTATTCTGATATTAAGATCTGGAACAGGTCCTTGGACTTCAAATCAAAGCATGAAAGACAGTACGGCAAGCTGCCCATGGAAGAAAAAGAGTCCTATAAGTGGATAGAGGTGTCCAAAAACACACAGGCCTCACTAAGGGACGTGGTAGCGGGAATGGTGATCGTACAAGATAGGGAAGGGGATATCTACGAACAGTTTGCAAGCATACCAGATGCACGAACAGATCTATTGATAAGGGCCCGTGCGGATAGGGCCTTGGCGGATGGGTCAAAATTGTTCAGCTGCCTGGCGGACCAGCCCTGTCAAGGGTCCTATGAGGTACAGGTGGATGCCTGTGCAAAGACCAGAAGGAAAAAAAGGACCGCAAAAATTGAAATCAGATATAAAGAGGTAGAACTGAAAAGGACCAGGGCGGCCAGCAAGGCAGTGGCGCCCAGCATAAAACTATATCTGGTGGAGGCCAAAGAGGCTAACCGGACCGGGCCGGACAGGGTGTGCTGGAGGTTATTGACAAGCCTGCCCATAGAGACCCTGGAAATGGCAGAAATGTGCGTGGAATGGTATAAGTGGAGGTGGACGATAGAAGAGGTGTTCAAGATATTGAAAAAAGAGGGCTACAATATCGAGGCGTCAGAGCTGGAGCATGGGTCATCGGTAAGAAAACTGAGCTTGTTGATAATGGAGGTCATCATCCAACTGTTCTTGATGCGGCTGGCGTATGCAGTACCAGAAGGAGAGATGAGCGCCGATAGCTGTTTCACGGAAGAAGAGCAAGCGTTTTTAGAGCACCAGATAATAAGACTGGAAGGTAGGACAGGGAAACAAAAAAACCCGTACAAGGAAAAAGGGCTAAAAAGATATGTTTGGGCGATAGCTAGACTTGGCGGATGGAAAGGCTATGAAAGCAAAAGGCATCCCGGCATAACGACCCTATGGATAGGACTGAAATATTTTAAGGCGGCCATGGAAGGGTGGACGATTCATAAAGATGTGTCCACACGATAG